The DNA window CTTGACGTCAATCAGCATGAAGGCCGAGAAGATGCCGATGGCCGCGACCGAGAACATGATCATCAGCGCCGGCATTTGCAGCCAGATGTTGGCGATGCCAGCAATTATCAGCATGATCACGCCGACGAACAGGAACTTCGACAGCCCGCTCAGGTCGCGCTTCACCACGGTGGCCAGCGAGGCCATGACCGCGAAAATGATGGCCGTGCCGCCGAAGGCCATGCCGATGAGTTGCACCCCATTGGACATGCCCAGGATGAAGCTGAGCATTTGCGACAGCATCAGCCCCATGAAAAACGTGAAGCCCAGCAGCAGGCCAACGCCGAGATGCGAATTCTTGTTGCGCTCGATGGCGAACATCAAGCCGAAAGCGCCACCCAGGAACAGCAGCATGCCCATGCCGGGGTTGGTCACCATCCACGTGGCGAGGCCCAGCTTCAGGCCGGCCCAGGCGCCGAACACCGTTGGAATGAGCGAAATGGCCAGCAAGGTGTAGGTGTTGCGCAGCACGCGGTTGCGGTCTACGGCATAGCCGCCAGCGCCTTGGGCGTACAGCGAGGGTTGCGGATTGAAGCGGTCGTTCATTGAAGTTCTCCCAAAAAGCAATGCGGTTTGCCGATGGCAAACAACCGATTAGAGGCCAGTGCCGCGTTCCAGTTCCCCGGTACAACTCGACACAGTGCTGCTGGATGCAGTGTAGGCGTTATGAACTCTCCCGTCGCTAAACGCATGGCGTTCTCGCGGGGATTTCCCACTT is part of the Thiomonas sp. X19 genome and encodes:
- a CDS encoding Bax inhibitor-1/YccA family protein yields the protein MNDRFNPQPSLYAQGAGGYAVDRNRVLRNTYTLLAISLIPTVFGAWAGLKLGLATWMVTNPGMGMLLFLGGAFGLMFAIERNKNSHLGVGLLLGFTFFMGLMLSQMLSFILGMSNGVQLIGMAFGGTAIIFAVMASLATVVKRDLSGLSKFLFVGVIMLIIAGIANIWLQMPALMIMFSVAAIGIFSAFMLIDVKRVLDGGETNYISATLAIYLDLYNVFANLLALLGIFGGRR